Part of the Vitis vinifera cultivar Pinot Noir 40024 chromosome 13, ASM3070453v1 genome is shown below.
CCATACTTGCAATGAGAGAACCAAAACCATTAATTGAGGAGAAAGGAAAGAATCAAAACCACTTTGTCTTTCcttatataatgaatttaaaacaAGAAGAGCGCCATAAATTCCACTTCAAGATCACTAGTCATCTATTTTAATCTcatctccttttttttctctattttagtTTTATGTGGAAGCTCAGTTTTAGGTACTTAAAAGTTAGTGGACTACTTTTCTTGTGGAAATGGCTTTCAACTCATGTAAGCTTTCCAAACTTGGTTGAGTTATATGTCTgttaattttcttgttttcttgatAAATTAATCCGTATAGATATTATTCACTTCATGTCTAAAGAGTtcttatgatttaaaaacatgtttataaaattaaaaagagttcaTACATAAATagtgtcaaatttttttttctcctatctAATATGtgacttcatatatatatatatataagcttaCCAAACATGGGGTTGAGTTATATGTTTGTTAGTTTTCTTGATAAATTAatccatataaatattattcgcTTTGGGCTTAAAGAGTTTTTACgatttaaaaacatgtttataaaattaagaggagttgatatataaatgtatggcgtcaattttttttttccttaccaAACTTGGTCGAGTTATATGTTTGttaatttccttattttcttgataaattaatccatgtaaatattatttgctttgagCCTAAAAAGTTCTCAcaatttaaaaacatgtttataaaattaagggGAGTTAATACATAAATaacattgaaattttttgttagtttgtttcattgttagttaatacataaataatatcataaataacgTCAACTCAAGTAAGCTTACCAAACATGGGGTTGAGTTATACGTTTGCTTGATAGATTAatccatgtagatattatccattTTTGGCTTAAAGAGTTCTCACcatttaaaaacatgtttattaaattaagaggagttcatacataaatatatatataaaaaaaattctcctatatatatatataaatatttattcaaCTCAGGTAAGCTTACAAAACTTGGCCGAGTTATATGTTTGttaatttccttattttcttgataaattaatcggtataaatattatttgtttcGGGCCTAAAGagttttcatgattttaaaacatgtttataaaattaagaggaGTTAATACATAAATAacgtcaattttttttcttttatctaatgtgagatttcatatatatatatatatatatatattgcataaCTAATTTTGGTTTTATGGTCTAATTCATGCATAGCAACCAAAGCAACCCCTGAGATGAACTTGAAGCTTCTAATCAACAAAAAGGACAATAAAGTTGTCTTTGCTGAAGCTGAAAAAGATTTCATAGATTTCCTATTCAACCTCCTGACTTTGCCTATTGGTACCATTACGGGTTTCCTCCCAAAAGAAATTTGTCTAGGAGGCCTGCATGAGAGTATGAAAAAACTGGAGGAAGCTTACTTGCAGCCTAACCAGAGCCCAGACTCGCCCTTGAAGTTGAACACACCAGCCTATGCTATTCTTCCTTTCTTTAATCCTTCTTCATCAAGGAGTTATGGTCATGTGCTGGGCTTGGTTACCTACATGGTGACTGATGACTTGTCGATTACACCCATGTCCTTGACCGAAACCATGGCTTTGTTTAAGAAGTACAATATAGAAGAAGTTGGTGTTCTCGAGGAGAAGGTGGTTGCAATTGGCCTTGATGAGGTAAACAATTATCTGGCTTGTTGGGttttaattgatttcttttCTGGCTTATTCTCTTGCAGATCTGGTTGGGTTTTGGAGTTAATctttttgggagaattatcttttgggggtagatgggcccccaaattaataaaaggtccatataagtcttcaaattgagttgaaggatatgaaatagtaacggacaaatataccctttaagaacacatataaaatattttataaaattaagttaaatacttttttttcaataatttttttttcaaaaatactaaattaaataaaagtagttttcaaaaatattaaattaaatattttttcaaaaatattaaattaaattaaagtattttaaaaatattaaattaattttttttaaatattaaattaaataaatttattttttaaaaatattaaattaaataaaagtatttaaaaaaatattaaattacataaaagtatttttttaaaatattaaattaaataaaaaatattaaattaaataaaagtatttttcaaaaatattaattttttttctcaaaatcaacaaagggcatttttggaaatactgaaggatgatatccttcaactcaatttacATACTTTctttgggtcttgggctcaatttgaaaagttacatagaccttttgttaatttggggggcccatctacccccaaaacataattctcccaatcTTTTTCCCATAACATAATTAATTAGGAAATATTACTTATAAATCAATTACTAAATTATTATACCTTGGTAACTGATTTTggaaatagttttctattcaatagaataaaaagaaaaacatattttcaatcgggaaataaaaacatgatgtttttaaattatgttttttaattaattgtttccatttattttctaagatttattctaaaaataataatataaatatggaagaatgattaaaaataaaatattacatgtaacactatttttaaaacatatctagaaacataaaatataaaaaaataaaaaaagaattaaagaacaTTTTAGATTCTTCAATAGatttgttctacaaaatatcataaatactttttaaaaacattctcaaaaagttttttcctatgaatattttaaaaaacatagcataaatttttctctgaaagtattgaaaggaattttctttttggatATTGATTTAATCAATCTTTTTGTTCACTTTTCAGGCTTTGCAGATATTGAAGGGTGCTCTGCAGTCCAAGGCAGCTCTCACTAAAGCCTTccttgagaaagaagaaacaaaagccAAAGTTAACCATCGAATGGACAACCACAACCAACCGTTGATCATTGAACCGTCTAGCCATCAAATCGACTACCAACCATCGACCATTGAACCCCCTAGCTATCAAATTGACTGCCGACCATCTACCATTAAACCGCCTAGCCATCAAATTTATCGTCAACCATTGACCCTTGAACTGCCTAGCCATCAAGTCGACTGCCAACCATCAACCATTAAACTGCCTAGCCATCAAATCGATTGCAAACCGCCTAAACCAGCAACCACACTGGTGACCATCCAAATAAAGCCCATGTCACATGTTGGGCTCTATGGTAAACCCAGGAGTAGTGGAGAAGTCTTTCCTTTGGATGTGTAATGTATTAAAAGGCCTCCTCATTTTTATCACCATCAGATGTGGGATTGATATATTAGTTTCAAGAAaagtcaatgaaaaaaaaatcccacctATAACAATTTGAACTATGGACCTCAAGTTGAGGAGATAACATAGGCACCATTCGGTTACATACTTTTGAATGCTAGACCATCAAAAGTAACCAAACTGATTCAATTTTTAACAATTGTGAAGTTTTGGTTAGGTTTTGTTATTGTGGAAATTGATTTAgttgattcaattttcaattttcttgattcctaatcaataaaaattaaatcaaattgatattttaaaacttgTATTTCTTATAATTCGTAATGGTTTCCCgttaaatgagtttttttttcctattactTTCATTATTATGTATATTACATGGActcaatttaattaattcattatttataaat
Proteins encoded:
- the LOC104881149 gene encoding uncharacterized protein LOC104881149 isoform X1; translated protein: MAFNSSTKATPEMNLKLLINKKDNKVVFAEAEKDFIDFLFNLLTLPIGTITGFLPKEICLGGLHESMKKLEEAYLQPNQSPDSPLKLNTPAYAILPFFNPSSSRSYGHVLGLVTYMVTDDLSITPMSLTETMALFKKYNIEEVGVLEEKVVAIGLDEALQILKGALQSKAALTKAFLEKEETKAKVNHRMDNHNQPLIIEPSSHQIDYQPSTIEPPSYQIDCRPSTIKPPSHQIYRQPLTLELPSHQVDCQPSTIKLPSHQIDCKPPKPATTLVTIQIKPMSHVGLYGKPRSSGEVFPLDV
- the LOC104881149 gene encoding uncharacterized protein LOC104881149 isoform X2, encoding MAFNSSTPEMNLKLLINKKDNKVVFAEAEKDFIDFLFNLLTLPIGTITGFLPKEICLGGLHESMKKLEEAYLQPNQSPDSPLKLNTPAYAILPFFNPSSSRSYGHVLGLVTYMVTDDLSITPMSLTETMALFKKYNIEEVGVLEEKVVAIGLDEALQILKGALQSKAALTKAFLEKEETKAKVNHRMDNHNQPLIIEPSSHQIDYQPSTIEPPSYQIDCRPSTIKPPSHQIYRQPLTLELPSHQVDCQPSTIKLPSHQIDCKPPKPATTLVTIQIKPMSHVGLYGKPRSSGEVFPLDV